Proteins encoded within one genomic window of Parachlamydia sp. AcF125:
- a CDS encoding DUF5399 domain-containing protein, which translates to MATIDQLDLSVYNLYAIRTKMLEQIDQQLSLKSASSIPPQTQIVDVFPKLTEIDILLGIVPLHTPWAYFYPPQRIRNLRRSPFAFYRVAPSLGSYEAQEELEATLAAIPCNTPEEEQEKKAISNCFKQINKINEWLGFIVGRIGQFLQG; encoded by the coding sequence ATGGCTACTATTGATCAACTAGACCTAAGCGTTTATAACTTGTACGCCATTCGTACCAAAATGTTGGAGCAAATTGACCAACAGTTAAGCCTTAAATCGGCTTCCTCCATTCCACCTCAAACCCAAATTGTTGACGTTTTCCCCAAGTTAACCGAAATAGACATTTTGTTAGGGATCGTTCCGCTTCACACCCCGTGGGCTTATTTTTATCCCCCTCAACGAATTCGCAATCTGAGACGCTCCCCTTTTGCCTTTTATCGGGTTGCTCCCTCGTTAGGCTCTTATGAAGCTCAAGAGGAATTAGAGGCAACCTTAGCTGCAATTCCTTGCAATACTCCCGAAGAAGAGCAAGAAAAAAAAGCCATTTCTAATTGTTTTAAACAAATCAACAAAATTAATGAATGGCTGGGATTCATCGTCGGCCGAATTGGACAATTCTTACAGGGGTAA
- a CDS encoding tetratricopeptide repeat protein, whose product MAKINWVKTLGWTEEQLDELRLTGYAYLRQGKYEIALSFYEALAALAPESAYDLQTLGALYLQLNNPLKALKCFDQALKVEADHAPTLLNVAKALFMLGKKTEGLKLAHLLQNEPSLAISNTAKALILAYS is encoded by the coding sequence ATGGCTAAAATAAATTGGGTAAAAACTTTGGGATGGACTGAAGAACAACTGGATGAGCTGCGGCTCACAGGTTATGCCTATTTAAGACAGGGGAAGTATGAAATTGCCCTTTCCTTTTATGAAGCCCTAGCGGCTTTAGCGCCCGAGAGCGCTTATGATCTTCAAACGTTAGGCGCGTTGTATTTGCAATTGAATAACCCCCTTAAAGCTTTAAAATGCTTTGACCAGGCGTTAAAAGTGGAGGCAGACCATGCACCCACTCTTTTAAACGTAGCCAAAGCCCTTTTTATGCTCGGGAAAAAAACGGAAGGTCTCAAATTGGCCCACCTTCTTCAAAATGAACCTAGTTTGGCCATTTCCAATACTGCCAAAGCTCTCATTTTAGCTTATAGCTAG
- a CDS encoding DegT/DnrJ/EryC1/StrS family aminotransferase, whose protein sequence is MLEAPNFIPYARQSIDDSDREEVMKAMSGSFLTRGPYVQAFEQAIANYCGAKYAVAFNSASTGLMAACHVGKIQPGDRFITTPNSFVISTGVASLRKTTPTFVDIDRKSGNLNIEQLACNANLPASRGKTVVLPVHFAGIPVDMKKLDQMLRNPNVLVIEDAAHALGSRYPSGEKVGSCRWSAMTVFSFHPAKNLTTGEGGMVLTNDPDLDERLRRFRNNGIEKNGEMQKKMPWYYEVEEITGNFHMTELQAALGLSQLKRLDFFISKRQRLVALYRQLFKHTPHLNFFSPKHDAYSAYHLFVVQIDFKAIKQTRTEVMRKLYEEGIGTQVHYIPIYRHPVYKSSLGDISPFFPEMEAYYSEALSLPLYVDLSEEEVQKVCFCLKKVLKRAS, encoded by the coding sequence GTGTTAGAAGCCCCAAATTTTATTCCATATGCGCGTCAATCCATTGACGATTCCGACAGAGAAGAAGTGATGAAAGCGATGTCAGGCAGTTTTTTAACGCGTGGGCCTTATGTGCAAGCTTTTGAGCAAGCAATCGCAAATTATTGCGGAGCAAAATATGCCGTTGCTTTTAACAGCGCCTCAACAGGGCTAATGGCTGCTTGTCATGTGGGAAAAATTCAGCCTGGAGATCGTTTTATCACTACTCCTAATTCATTTGTCATCAGTACAGGGGTAGCTTCTTTAAGAAAAACCACCCCCACTTTTGTAGATATTGATCGGAAAAGTGGAAACTTAAACATAGAGCAATTAGCGTGCAATGCCAATTTACCTGCTTCTAGGGGAAAAACGGTGGTGCTTCCAGTCCATTTTGCCGGCATTCCAGTTGACATGAAAAAATTGGATCAAATGCTACGGAATCCAAACGTCTTAGTCATTGAAGACGCTGCGCATGCGTTAGGTTCCCGCTATCCGAGCGGTGAAAAAGTGGGGAGCTGTAGGTGGAGTGCGATGACTGTTTTCAGTTTTCACCCCGCAAAAAATTTAACGACGGGTGAAGGGGGAATGGTTTTAACAAATGATCCCGACTTAGATGAGAGATTGCGCCGTTTTAGAAATAATGGGATCGAAAAAAATGGAGAAATGCAGAAGAAAATGCCGTGGTATTATGAAGTGGAAGAAATCACAGGCAATTTTCATATGACGGAATTACAGGCGGCACTAGGACTTAGCCAGCTCAAACGTCTTGATTTTTTCATCTCAAAACGGCAAAGACTTGTTGCCCTTTATCGGCAGTTATTCAAGCATACGCCCCATCTAAACTTTTTTTCTCCTAAGCACGATGCCTATAGTGCTTACCACCTATTCGTGGTGCAAATCGATTTCAAAGCTATAAAACAAACCCGCACGGAAGTTATGCGAAAGCTGTATGAGGAAGGAATTGGAACTCAAGTGCATTATATTCCTATTTATAGGCATCCGGTTTATAAATCCTCTTTAGGGGATATTTCTCCCTTTTTTCCTGAAATGGAGGCCTACTATTCTGAGGCGCTTTCTTTACCTTTATACGTGGATTTGTCAGAAGAAGAAGTTCAAAAAGTCTGTTTTTGCCTAAAAAAAGTTTTAAAAAGAGCTTCCTAG